In a genomic window of Sulfurisphaera tokodaii str. 7:
- a CDS encoding Zn-ribbon domain-containing OB-fold protein, with product MKISPPRNWRLKETLYSIVLGKCEKCGNIMYPYQQLCTSCGSTNVKKIVSRGHGKLIEYTISYQSREGYEKALPMAVGLIELDEGVRILAPLTDTDNIKEGAEVEAVLRRITADSNNGLIQYGIKFRVIDNARDN from the coding sequence GTGAAAATTAGTCCTCCAAGAAATTGGAGGTTAAAAGAAACTTTATATTCAATTGTTTTAGGCAAGTGTGAAAAATGCGGAAATATAATGTATCCTTATCAGCAATTATGTACTTCATGCGGTTCGACTAACGTGAAGAAAATTGTTTCAAGAGGTCACGGAAAACTAATTGAATACACAATATCTTATCAGTCACGTGAGGGGTATGAAAAGGCTTTACCTATGGCTGTAGGATTAATAGAATTAGATGAAGGAGTTAGGATTTTAGCCCCTCTTACTGATACTGATAACATTAAAGAAGGTGCTGAGGTTGAAGCTGTTCTAAGGAGAATTACTGCTGATTCCAATAATGGTTTAATACAGTACGGTATTAAATTTAGAGTGATAGATAATGCAAGAGATAATTGA
- a CDS encoding thiolase family protein, with product MVSIAEVSFIKIDRYYEYSEKDLVIEAYKQIETKVKDYIKPDVVIVSSGYAESIGKSSLSAVKLSSSLGFKGVRTFRIENGDNGGPSIYTAYSLIKSGLAKSVLLIGVDKFSDLASKQLNDVLAMNLLHDHEYHLGLTPHSYAAILAKLYMKKYNVPYEYFANWPLKMHDNAVENPFAYLRFKTDLKTITSSQLVSEPLRIFDTAARADGAGIILLTDDEVAKKYTDTPVYLANVHGAIYEYIYDLSLPSIRLALNELKYTPNKNDIIEIHDSYSILAALELEELGLGEKGKSLLELDSYQINYSGGLKARGYPGGATAIYQLAEVVMQLRGEFPGKKAIGESGVVISADDLVTSSYISILKR from the coding sequence ATGGTTTCAATAGCTGAAGTTTCTTTCATAAAGATTGATCGCTATTATGAGTATTCTGAAAAAGATTTAGTTATAGAGGCTTATAAGCAAATAGAAACTAAGGTAAAAGATTACATAAAACCAGATGTAGTTATAGTCTCAAGTGGTTATGCTGAGAGTATTGGAAAATCTTCTTTATCAGCTGTAAAACTCTCATCTTCTCTTGGATTTAAAGGGGTAAGAACATTTAGAATAGAAAATGGAGATAATGGAGGACCTTCTATTTATACTGCTTATTCTCTTATAAAATCTGGATTAGCAAAATCAGTACTTCTAATTGGAGTTGATAAATTTTCAGATCTAGCTTCAAAACAGCTTAATGATGTTTTAGCTATGAATTTACTTCACGATCATGAATATCATTTAGGATTAACTCCCCACTCATATGCAGCTATTTTAGCTAAACTTTATATGAAAAAATATAATGTTCCATATGAATATTTTGCAAACTGGCCATTAAAGATGCATGATAATGCAGTAGAAAATCCGTTCGCATATTTGAGGTTCAAGACAGATCTTAAAACTATTACTTCATCTCAATTAGTCTCTGAACCTTTAAGAATATTTGATACTGCTGCAAGAGCTGATGGAGCTGGTATTATATTATTAACTGATGATGAAGTAGCAAAGAAGTACACAGATACTCCAGTATATTTAGCAAATGTTCATGGAGCAATATACGAGTATATATATGATTTAAGTTTACCTTCTATAAGATTAGCTCTAAACGAACTTAAATATACTCCTAATAAGAATGATATCATAGAAATTCACGATTCTTATAGCATATTGGCTGCTTTAGAGTTAGAAGAATTAGGTCTGGGAGAAAAGGGTAAATCATTACTAGAACTGGATTCTTATCAGATAAACTATAGTGGTGGTCTAAAAGCTAGGGGTTATCCTGGAGGAGCTACAGCTATTTATCAGCTAGCTGAGGTTGTTATGCAGCTTAGAGGCGAATTTCCGGGAAAGAAAGCTATAGGTGAAAGTGGGGTAGTTATTTCGGCAGACGATTTAGTCACATCTTCTTATATTTCAATTTTAAAGAGGTGA
- a CDS encoding universal stress protein encodes MTEPTYTVSFWLRKILVPIDGSENSFRALDLAIDFAMRYGSQISVIHVCEECNEQAIKEKVEKRVNGRVDYEFKIIKYSSKESSISNEILRFLSENSYDAVILGARGLSINSDINIGSIALSISVNAPTTVILVR; translated from the coding sequence ATGACTGAGCCTACATATACCGTAAGTTTCTGGTTAAGAAAAATTTTAGTTCCGATAGACGGTTCAGAAAATAGCTTTAGAGCCCTAGATTTAGCTATAGACTTTGCCATGAGATACGGTTCTCAAATCTCAGTTATTCATGTATGTGAAGAGTGTAATGAACAAGCGATAAAAGAAAAAGTAGAAAAAAGAGTTAATGGAAGGGTAGATTATGAGTTTAAAATAATAAAATACTCAAGTAAAGAAAGTAGCATAAGTAATGAAATATTAAGATTTTTATCAGAAAATTCTTATGATGCAGTTATACTAGGTGCTAGAGGGCTATCAATAAATAGTGATATAAATATTGGCTCAATTGCTTTATCTATTTCAGTAAATGCACCAACAACAGTTATATTAGTTAGATAA
- the hmgA gene encoding hydroxymethylglutaryl-CoA reductase (NADPH), with protein MQEIIDEVVNKALKGEIELHEIDNFLEANAAMVARRLVIEKLTNTKLPSIGSTILDYAEIKNRNAENVIGGIQIPVGVIGPLRVNGDYAKGDFYVPLATTEGALIASVNRGAKAITKSGGARVKIIFDGMTRAPVFKLNSIEDVADFLKWIKDNFSKIKEIAESTTSHGKLMNIEPYVLGNNVWLRFVFETGDAMGMNMVTVATEKACEFIEREFGRAVCLAVSGNMCSDKKQSQVNSLHGRGKTVVAEALIPNDVIKTVLKSDSVLIHEVNLRKNWLGGARAGTMFQFNAHFANIVTAIFIATGQDVAQVVESSSGYTWTEIRDNGLYISVTLTSLEVGTIGGGTRLPTQREALSIMRVDGPGNPPGSNARKFAEIVASTVLAGELNLLAALANKELGKAHLRLGRGAKV; from the coding sequence ATGCAAGAGATAATTGATGAGGTAGTTAATAAGGCTCTTAAAGGTGAGATCGAGCTTCATGAGATAGATAATTTTTTAGAAGCAAATGCTGCAATGGTAGCTAGAAGATTAGTTATAGAAAAACTAACAAATACTAAACTTCCTTCTATTGGATCAACAATTCTTGATTATGCTGAGATAAAAAATAGAAACGCAGAAAACGTTATAGGTGGAATTCAGATACCAGTAGGCGTTATAGGCCCTTTAAGAGTAAACGGTGATTATGCTAAAGGAGATTTTTATGTTCCCCTAGCAACTACTGAAGGTGCGTTAATAGCCAGTGTAAATAGGGGTGCAAAAGCTATAACTAAAAGTGGTGGTGCAAGAGTAAAGATAATTTTTGATGGAATGACTAGAGCACCAGTTTTTAAACTTAATAGCATAGAAGATGTTGCTGATTTTCTAAAATGGATAAAGGATAATTTTTCAAAGATAAAAGAGATTGCAGAGAGCACTACTTCACATGGTAAGCTAATGAACATAGAACCATACGTTTTAGGTAATAATGTATGGCTTAGATTTGTTTTTGAAACGGGTGATGCAATGGGTATGAACATGGTTACTGTAGCTACTGAGAAAGCATGTGAGTTTATTGAGAGAGAATTTGGAAGGGCTGTATGTTTGGCGGTAAGTGGTAATATGTGTAGTGATAAGAAACAATCTCAAGTAAATTCTCTGCATGGTAGAGGTAAGACTGTAGTCGCAGAGGCATTAATTCCAAATGATGTGATTAAGACTGTGTTAAAATCTGATTCAGTATTAATTCATGAAGTTAATTTAAGGAAAAATTGGTTAGGCGGAGCTAGGGCAGGTACAATGTTTCAGTTTAACGCTCATTTTGCTAATATTGTTACAGCTATTTTTATAGCCACTGGACAAGATGTAGCTCAAGTCGTTGAAAGCAGTTCCGGGTACACATGGACTGAAATACGAGATAATGGATTATACATTTCTGTGACTTTAACGTCGTTAGAAGTTGGTACTATTGGTGGGGGTACTAGATTACCAACTCAAAGGGAAGCTTTGTCAATTATGAGAGTAGATGGGCCAGGTAATCCTCCTGGAAGTAATGCAAGAAAATTTGCAGAAATTGTAGCATCTACTGTTCTTGCGGGAGAACTGAATTTACTTGCAGCATTGGCGAATAAGGAATTAGGTAAAGCCCATTTAAGGTTAGGCAGAGGGGCCAAAGTTTAA
- the glyA gene encoding serine hydroxymethyltransferase, with product MSQIPKELEKVIELTREQNRWRRTEVINLIASENVMSPLAETVYMSDFMSRYAEGKPYKRYYQGTKYVDEVETLAMQLMNEITNTKFCDLRATSGTIANAAVFRVLANPGEKALIAPVQAGAHVSHTKFGTLGALGIEHIELPYDADKMNVDVDKAIKMIEQIKPKFIVMGGSLYLFPHPVKELAPHAHAVGAKVVYDAAHVYGLITGKAWHNPLEEGADIMTSSTHKTFPGPQGGAVFSNEEEIFKKVADTIFPWFVSNHHLHRLPATAVTALEMKYFGEDYAKQITKNAKAFAEALAAEGFKVIGEHLGYTQSHQVVLDVRNLGGGAKIAKLFEDANIITNKNLLPYDPPSAVKDPSGIRLGVQEMTRFGMKEEEMREIAKLMREVAIDGKDPNEVKKKVIEFRKNYLEVKYTFSVDLSKYSNGKMLPLLI from the coding sequence ATGAGTCAAATTCCTAAAGAGCTTGAAAAAGTAATTGAGCTAACAAGAGAACAAAATAGATGGAGAAGAACAGAGGTAATAAATTTAATAGCTTCTGAAAACGTAATGAGCCCTTTAGCTGAAACGGTTTATATGAGTGACTTTATGTCAAGATATGCAGAAGGTAAGCCATATAAAAGATATTATCAAGGAACAAAGTATGTTGATGAAGTTGAAACATTAGCTATGCAATTAATGAATGAAATTACTAATACTAAATTCTGTGATTTACGAGCTACTAGTGGGACTATAGCAAATGCTGCTGTGTTTAGAGTACTAGCTAACCCTGGTGAAAAGGCATTAATTGCTCCAGTTCAAGCTGGGGCCCATGTAAGTCATACTAAATTTGGCACATTGGGAGCTTTAGGCATAGAACATATTGAACTTCCTTATGATGCTGATAAAATGAATGTAGATGTAGATAAAGCCATAAAGATGATTGAACAGATTAAGCCTAAATTTATTGTAATGGGAGGAAGTTTATATTTATTTCCTCATCCAGTTAAAGAATTAGCCCCTCATGCACATGCTGTTGGAGCTAAAGTAGTCTATGATGCTGCTCATGTTTATGGTTTAATAACTGGAAAAGCGTGGCATAATCCATTAGAAGAAGGAGCAGATATTATGACTTCTTCAACGCATAAAACTTTCCCTGGACCTCAAGGTGGTGCTGTATTTTCAAATGAAGAAGAAATATTTAAGAAAGTTGCTGACACAATATTTCCTTGGTTTGTTAGTAATCATCATTTACATAGGTTACCAGCCACTGCTGTTACTGCTCTTGAAATGAAGTATTTTGGTGAAGATTATGCAAAACAAATAACTAAAAATGCAAAGGCTTTTGCTGAGGCATTAGCAGCTGAAGGTTTTAAGGTTATAGGAGAGCATTTAGGTTATACTCAGAGCCATCAAGTAGTGCTGGATGTTAGAAACTTAGGTGGAGGTGCTAAGATAGCTAAATTGTTCGAAGATGCTAACATAATAACTAATAAAAACTTATTACCTTATGATCCACCTAGTGCTGTAAAAGATCCTAGTGGTATAAGGTTAGGAGTACAAGAAATGACCAGGTTTGGTATGAAAGAAGAAGAAATGAGAGAAATAGCAAAGCTAATGAGAGAAGTGGCAATTGATGGTAAAGATCCAAATGAAGTAAAGAAAAAAGTAATTGAATTTAGAAAGAATTATTTAGAGGTCAAATACACATTCAGCGTCGATTTATCAAAGTATTCTAATGGAAAAATGCTACCATTACTTATCTAA